TCGGTGACAGCATCGTTCAGAAGGTACAGGACCTGGTCGATGGCGTGCGAGGCGATGTCGCCCAGGGCGCCGGATCCGGCGGTTTCCTTGCGGAGGCGCCAGGACATGGGGGACTGGGCGTCGGTCAGCCAGTCCTGCAGGTACGCGGCGCGAACATGCCGGACTGTGCCGAGACGACCTTCCGCAATGAGTTCCTTGGCGAGGGCTAGCGCTGGGACGCGGCGGTAGTTGAAGCCGATCATCGACTGCACACCGCGGTCCCGGGCCTTTGCGGCGGCTGCGGTCATCAGCTCGGCCTCACCCAAGGTGTTGGCCAGCGGCTTCTCCACCAGAACGTGCTTGCCTGCTTCCAAAGCCGCGATGGCGATTTCGGCGTGCATCCAGCCCGGTGCGCAGATATCGATGATGTGGATGTCGTCCCGTTCGATCACGGAGCGCCAGTCAGTGGCGGACTCGGCCCAGCCGTACTTGGCGGCGGCTTCCGCGACGGCATCTGCGTCCCGGCCCACCAGCACTTTTTGCTCGAAGGCCGGGACGTCGAAGAAGCTGGAGACGTTCCGCCAAGCATTCGAGTGGGCCTTACCCATGAAGGCGTAACCGATTGCCGCGACGCCCAGCGGCGAGGAGGTAGGAATAGTCATCTGGTTCCTCGCCGGCTCTAAAGGGTGGCGGTTTCGGGTGCCCAGTCCTCGGGGAGGGCGGCCGAGGCTGGTGCGTTGCTGGTGACGTCCACGAAAGTACCCGATTCCACGGATTCGGATATGGAAACCATGCTGTCCAGCACGTGGTAGGCGAGGTCGCCGGTGGCCCGGTGGGCAGTACCGGCACGAAGGGCGCGGGCCATGTCCAGAACACCCAGGCCACGGCCGTTGGCCGGACCCGTTGCAGGGATGATCTCCGGCTCTTCCGCGCCGGGACGCCAGAGCTTGAGGTCGCCGTCGAAGTAGTTCGGATCCGGGAGGGACAGGGTGGCCTCAGAGCCGGTGATTTCCACGAAGCCCATCCGCAGGCGCGGTGATTCGAAGGAGAAGACGCTGTGGGAGGACTGGCCGCCTTCGAACTGCGCCATCGCGGAGACGTGGGTGGGGACCTCGACGGCGAATTCCTCGCCTGCCTTGGGGCCGGAACCAATGACGCGGGTCGCTTTGGCGGAGGAACCGACGGCGGCCACCTTGCGGATCGATCCGAAGGTCTGGATCAGGGCGGTGAGGTAGTACGGGCCCATGTCGAACAGGGGGCCGGCGCCGTGCTGGAACAGGAACGCGGGGTTGGGGTGCCAGGACTCCGGGCCGGGGGTTTGGAACGTGGTCATGCCGGTCAGGGGTGTGCCGATGTCG
The sequence above is a segment of the Arthrobacter sp. StoSoilB22 genome. Coding sequences within it:
- a CDS encoding Gfo/Idh/MocA family oxidoreductase, with translation MTIPTSSPLGVAAIGYAFMGKAHSNAWRNVSSFFDVPAFEQKVLVGRDADAVAEAAAKYGWAESATDWRSVIERDDIHIIDICAPGWMHAEIAIAALEAGKHVLVEKPLANTLGEAELMTAAAAKARDRGVQSMIGFNYRRVPALALAKELIAEGRLGTVRHVRAAYLQDWLTDAQSPMSWRLRKETAGSGALGDIASHAIDQVLYLLNDAVTEVSGRLQTFVDQRPGAEGPEDVTVDDAAWVNLSLASGAIASVEASRVATGQKNSLRLEIYGSLGSMTFDLENLNELYFMDTTVPVREQGFRRILVNEAEHPYLEAWWPQGHVIGWEHTFTHQIRDFLTAIAAGESPSPSFEEGLNVQHILTAVEESAAAKSSLIQLTASVTEGA
- a CDS encoding Gfo/Idh/MocA family oxidoreductase encodes the protein MSFAPSTRKGPVGVAVIGAGNISKQYLDNLTVFPDLKVLVIADLFEEAAKARAEEYGIPEFGAPELALNHPDVEIIVNLTIPAAHVEVATAAVNAGKHVWTEKPFSLDRESGLGLLKAADAAGIRLGTAPDTFLGAGLQTARRIIERGDIGTPLTGMTTFQTPGPESWHPNPAFLFQHGAGPLFDMGPYYLTALIQTFGSIRKVAAVGSSAKATRVIGSGPKAGEEFAVEVPTHVSAMAQFEGGQSSHSVFSFESPRLRMGFVEITGSEATLSLPDPNYFDGDLKLWRPGAEEPEIIPATGPANGRGLGVLDMARALRAGTAHRATGDLAYHVLDSMVSISESVESGTFVDVTSNAPASAALPEDWAPETATL